One region of Mucilaginibacter sp. 14171R-50 genomic DNA includes:
- a CDS encoding S8 family serine peptidase yields the protein MYKVFKSISALLLSAAVLTGFTATAQVAQKAPADPPKNWHLLDLKTDGYFGISLNQAYQFVKGKKSKTVVVATIDSGIDTAQADLKPVLWVNTKEIPGNGIDDDKNGYVDDIHGWNFLGGPGGKCDFTETTEEVREYNRLKDKYINLTTAPAGSEKEFAYWEKVKLTHDATVNKAKTETQQLQPVMNALMATSGYIKKALSLSAGASFKKADLAKITTASDTVSKSKAVWISVFEQQGGDQTNAGIIKELSEYLAKLNNDINPDLDARKNIVGDNPDVRDGKPYGSNLLKFPDAEHGTGVAGLIGAVRGNKYGIDGVADNVRIMAIKAVPNGDEYDKDIANAIHYAVDNGAKIINMSFGKKLSPHKAWVDEAFKYAAAKNVLLVQASGNDNSDMDAKPEYPNDIFEDGSGVDADNVISVGASADRLNANLAGDFSNYGKKNVDVFAPGVKVTSVNMDAEFNTADGTSFASPITAGIAALVLEYYPNLSAKQVKQVILESATPLTGTMVLKPGSETEKVDFTTLSKTGGIVNAYKALVAASKLKPEGI from the coding sequence ATGTACAAAGTTTTCAAAAGTATTTCGGCCCTGTTACTGAGCGCGGCCGTGTTAACAGGTTTTACCGCTACAGCACAGGTAGCTCAAAAAGCGCCCGCCGACCCGCCGAAAAACTGGCACTTGCTTGATCTTAAAACGGATGGTTATTTCGGTATCAGCCTAAACCAGGCGTATCAGTTTGTAAAAGGCAAAAAAAGCAAAACTGTAGTTGTAGCTACTATTGATAGCGGTATTGATACCGCCCAGGCCGACCTAAAGCCTGTATTGTGGGTAAATACAAAAGAGATACCCGGTAACGGCATTGATGATGATAAGAATGGTTATGTGGATGATATACACGGCTGGAACTTTTTAGGCGGCCCGGGCGGCAAATGCGATTTTACCGAAACTACCGAGGAGGTACGGGAGTATAACCGGCTTAAGGATAAATACATTAACCTTACCACCGCCCCTGCCGGCAGCGAAAAAGAGTTTGCTTACTGGGAAAAAGTAAAGCTTACTCATGATGCCACGGTAAATAAAGCCAAAACCGAAACGCAGCAGCTACAGCCGGTAATGAACGCCCTGATGGCCACCAGTGGTTATATCAAAAAAGCGCTTAGCTTAAGCGCGGGCGCGTCGTTCAAAAAGGCCGACCTGGCAAAAATTACCACCGCCAGCGATACGGTAAGCAAAAGCAAGGCGGTTTGGATATCGGTTTTTGAGCAGCAAGGCGGCGACCAAACTAACGCCGGCATCATTAAAGAGTTAAGTGAATACCTGGCAAAATTAAATAACGACATTAACCCCGACCTTGACGCCCGCAAAAATATTGTAGGCGATAACCCCGACGTAAGGGATGGCAAACCGTATGGCAGCAATCTGCTTAAATTTCCGGATGCCGAACACGGTACCGGTGTAGCGGGCCTTATTGGCGCTGTACGCGGTAACAAATACGGTATTGACGGCGTGGCCGACAATGTAAGGATAATGGCTATTAAAGCGGTGCCAAATGGCGACGAGTATGATAAGGATATCGCTAACGCTATACACTACGCGGTTGATAACGGCGCAAAGATCATTAACATGAGTTTTGGTAAAAAATTATCGCCCCATAAGGCCTGGGTCGACGAAGCTTTTAAATATGCTGCCGCGAAAAATGTGTTGCTGGTACAGGCATCAGGCAATGATAATTCAGACATGGATGCCAAGCCGGAATACCCGAACGATATATTTGAGGATGGATCGGGCGTTGACGCGGATAACGTGATAAGCGTTGGCGCATCTGCCGACAGGCTGAACGCCAACCTTGCCGGCGATTTTAGCAATTATGGTAAAAAAAATGTAGATGTATTTGCACCCGGTGTTAAGGTAACATCGGTAAATATGGATGCCGAATTTAACACCGCCGACGGCACCAGCTTTGCTTCGCCAATTACGGCGGGTATAGCTGCGCTAGTGTTGGAGTATTATCCAAACTTAAGCGCCAAACAGGTAAAACAAGTGATATTGGAATCGGCAACGCCGTTAACCGGAACGATGGTTTTAAAGCCCGGAAGCGAAACCGAAAAGGTTGATTTTACAACACTTTCGAAAACCGGGGGCATAGTAAATGCTTACAAGGCATTAGTTGCCGCATCAAAACTGAAGCCCGAAGGGATATAA
- the metF gene encoding methylenetetrahydrofolate reductase [NAD(P)H]: protein MKITEHIKNANGKTLFSFELIPPLKGQSIQGIYDAIDPLMEFKPPFIDVTSLREDYIYKEHETGLLEKLAYRKRPGTIAICAAIMNKYKVDTVPHLLCGGFTKDETENGLIDLQFLGIDNVLVLRGDARRGDASFVPTPNGHCYATDLLQQVVNMNNGVYLHEHYEGIMKTDFCIGVAGYPEKHFEAPNLKTDFKYLKQKIDMGANFIVTQMFFDNQKYFDFVNNCRAVGINVPIIPGLKPITTSKQLVNLSKTFHIDIPEALSDAIHDCKEEKHVKDIGIEWMIDQCKELVKFGAPVLHFYTMGNPGPTKRIAEAIF, encoded by the coding sequence ATGAAGATTACCGAACATATAAAAAACGCCAACGGCAAAACACTATTTTCTTTTGAACTGATCCCGCCATTAAAGGGGCAGAGCATCCAGGGCATTTACGATGCTATCGACCCGCTGATGGAGTTTAAGCCGCCGTTTATTGATGTTACCTCGCTGCGCGAGGATTACATATATAAAGAACACGAAACCGGTTTGCTGGAGAAACTTGCCTACCGCAAGCGCCCCGGCACTATTGCCATTTGCGCGGCTATCATGAATAAGTACAAGGTAGATACCGTTCCGCATTTACTTTGCGGCGGGTTTACCAAAGATGAAACGGAGAACGGCCTGATAGACCTGCAATTTTTAGGTATCGATAATGTGTTGGTGCTGCGCGGTGACGCCCGCCGTGGCGATGCCTCTTTTGTTCCCACACCAAACGGGCATTGCTACGCTACCGACCTGCTTCAGCAGGTAGTGAACATGAACAACGGTGTGTACCTGCACGAGCATTACGAAGGCATTATGAAGACGGATTTTTGCATAGGTGTTGCAGGCTACCCCGAAAAGCACTTTGAAGCGCCAAACCTGAAAACCGATTTTAAATACCTGAAGCAAAAAATAGATATGGGGGCGAACTTCATTGTTACCCAAATGTTTTTCGACAATCAGAAATATTTTGATTTTGTGAACAACTGCCGGGCTGTGGGTATCAATGTACCTATCATACCGGGGCTTAAGCCTATTACCACATCAAAGCAATTGGTTAACCTGTCTAAAACCTTCCATATCGATATCCCGGAAGCATTAAGCGATGCCATACACGATTGCAAGGAAGAAAAGCATGTAAAAGATATCGGTATAGAGTGGATGATAGACCAGTGTAAAGAGCTGGTTAAATTTGGCGCGCCCGTACTGCATTTTTACACTATGGGTAATCCGGGGCCAACTAAAAGGATAGCGGAAGCGATATTTTAG